The following are from one region of the Microbacterium sp. BK668 genome:
- the pdxY gene encoding pyridoxal kinase PdxY encodes MKILSIQSAVAYGHVGNSAAVFPLQRIGVEVLPVYTVNFSNHTGYGAWRGPLIPPADVAEVLTGIEERGAFPDIDVVLSGYQGSEGIGDVILDAVARVKSANPSAIYSCDPVMGNARSGCFVAPAIPILLRERVVPRADIITPNQFELGFLTGTEPDDLASTLASADLAREMGPRTALVTSVERPDRPEGTIEMLAVTDEGAWIVQTPQIPMKANGSGDVTAALFTAHFRETGDAALALARTTSSVFDLLQNTFDSGERELRLVESQDAYAHPRLQFEVRQVR; translated from the coding sequence GTGAAGATCCTGTCCATCCAGTCGGCGGTGGCCTACGGCCACGTGGGCAACTCCGCCGCGGTGTTCCCGCTCCAGCGCATCGGCGTCGAGGTCCTGCCCGTCTACACCGTGAACTTCTCGAATCACACGGGCTACGGCGCGTGGCGCGGGCCCCTCATCCCGCCCGCCGATGTCGCCGAGGTCCTCACGGGCATCGAGGAGCGCGGGGCGTTCCCCGACATCGACGTCGTGCTCTCCGGCTACCAGGGCAGCGAGGGCATCGGCGACGTCATCCTCGACGCCGTCGCCCGAGTGAAGTCGGCGAACCCCTCGGCGATCTACTCCTGCGACCCCGTGATGGGCAACGCCAGGTCGGGATGCTTCGTCGCCCCCGCCATCCCGATCCTCCTGCGCGAGCGGGTCGTGCCGCGGGCCGACATCATCACCCCGAACCAGTTCGAGCTGGGCTTCCTGACGGGCACGGAGCCGGACGACCTCGCGTCCACGCTCGCCTCGGCCGACCTCGCGCGCGAGATGGGCCCGCGCACGGCCCTCGTCACGAGCGTCGAGCGCCCGGACCGGCCCGAGGGGACGATCGAGATGCTCGCGGTCACAGACGAGGGGGCGTGGATCGTGCAGACTCCGCAGATCCCCATGAAGGCGAACGGGTCCGGCGACGTCACCGCGGCGCTCTTCACGGCGCACTTCCGCGAGACCGGCGACGCCGCCCTCGCCCTCGCGCGCACGACCTCGAGCGTGTTCGATCTGCTGCAGAACACCTTCGACTCGGGCGAGCGCGAGCTGCGGCTCGTCGAGTCGCAGGATGCCTATGCCCACCCGCGCCTGCAGTTCGAGGTGCGGCAGGTCCGCTGA
- a CDS encoding aminotransferase class I/II-fold pyridoxal phosphate-dependent enzyme, with the protein MDQQITGATALEIAESVRRLLDRGVLSPGDPLPPVRSLAERLGVNRNTVVAAYRQLSGAGVVVSRGRGGTRVADRSAVAQEGYATDSVLRDVGTGNPDPDLIPDLSVALARVAGRPVLYGEPVIDRELEDWATQWFGEAVDPAQQFRLTITSGASDAIERLLAQALTRDDAVGLEDPCFLASIHTVRLGGYRPVAIPVDDEGMTVEGLRAALADGVRAVVCTPRAQNPTGASLTERRARRLRAVLADHPYVLVVEDDHFAMLSGRPYHSLIGPGHRRWALVRSVSKFLGPDMCLAVAASDPRTAERLAMRLTPGTTWVSHLLQKLTHALVTDDAVRAEIASAAAHYAERNAAFAARLSAKGLPTAAGDGLNLWVRLPVPARAVTERLMRRGWLARPGDEFVLADDAAAWHLRLTVHDLDDEDAEQLAADVATAAADALRRVG; encoded by the coding sequence ATGGACCAGCAGATCACGGGCGCGACCGCGCTCGAGATCGCCGAGAGCGTGCGGCGGCTGCTCGATCGCGGGGTGCTCTCCCCCGGTGATCCGCTGCCGCCCGTGCGGTCGCTCGCCGAGCGCCTGGGCGTCAATCGCAACACCGTGGTCGCGGCGTACCGGCAGCTCTCCGGCGCGGGGGTCGTCGTGTCGCGCGGACGTGGCGGTACGCGCGTCGCCGACCGATCCGCCGTCGCCCAGGAGGGTTACGCGACGGACAGCGTGCTGCGCGACGTCGGGACGGGCAACCCGGACCCCGATCTCATCCCCGACCTCTCGGTGGCGCTGGCGCGCGTCGCGGGCCGGCCCGTCCTCTACGGCGAACCGGTCATCGACCGGGAGCTGGAGGACTGGGCGACGCAGTGGTTCGGCGAGGCGGTCGATCCCGCCCAGCAGTTCCGGCTCACCATCACCAGCGGGGCGTCGGACGCGATCGAGCGGCTCCTCGCCCAGGCGCTCACTCGCGACGACGCCGTGGGCCTCGAGGATCCGTGTTTCCTCGCCAGCATCCACACCGTCCGACTGGGCGGCTACCGTCCCGTCGCGATCCCGGTCGACGACGAGGGGATGACGGTCGAGGGTCTCCGGGCGGCCCTCGCGGACGGGGTGCGAGCGGTCGTGTGCACGCCGCGGGCGCAGAACCCGACCGGTGCGAGCCTGACCGAGCGCCGGGCGCGCCGGCTGCGCGCCGTGCTCGCCGATCACCCCTACGTCCTCGTGGTCGAGGACGACCACTTCGCGATGCTGTCCGGACGCCCATACCACTCGCTCATCGGCCCGGGCCACCGGCGCTGGGCTCTCGTGCGCTCGGTCTCGAAGTTCCTCGGACCCGACATGTGCCTCGCGGTCGCGGCATCCGATCCGCGCACCGCCGAGCGCCTCGCGATGCGCCTGACTCCCGGCACGACGTGGGTGAGCCACCTCCTCCAGAAGCTGACCCACGCGCTCGTCACCGACGACGCCGTCCGCGCCGAGATCGCCTCCGCCGCCGCGCACTACGCCGAGCGCAACGCCGCCTTCGCCGCGCGGCTGAGCGCCAAGGGGCTGCCGACCGCGGCGGGGGACGGGCTCAATCTGTGGGTGCGCCTTCCGGTGCCTGCGCGCGCGGTCACCGAGCGCCTCATGCGGCGCGGGTGGCTCGCTCGACCCGGTGACGAGTTCGTGCTCGCCGACGACGCCGCCGCGTGGCATCTCCGGCTCACCGTCCACGACCTCGACGACGAGGACGCCGAGCAGCTGGCGGCGGATGTCGCGACCGCGGCGGCGGACGCCCTGCGCAGGGTGGGATGA
- the pdxS gene encoding pyridoxal 5'-phosphate synthase lyase subunit PdxS — MSSPTTGSSRVKRGLAEMLKGGVIMDVVTPDQAKIAEDAGAVAVMALERVPADIRAQGGVSRMSDPDMIDGIISAVSIPVMAKARIGHFVEAQVLQELGVDYIDESEVLSPADYVNHIDKWGFTVPFVCGATNLGEALRRINEGAAMIRSKGEAGTGDVSEAMKHIRKIKGEISALTALSKDELYVAAKELQAPYELVAEIAETGTLPVVLFVAGGVATPADAAMMMQLGADGVFVGSGIFKSGNPAERAAAIVKATTFFDDAKVIADVSRGLGEAMVGINVSDLPAPHRLAERGW; from the coding sequence ATGTCTTCCCCCACGACCGGTTCGTCCCGCGTCAAGCGCGGTCTCGCCGAGATGCTGAAGGGCGGCGTCATCATGGACGTCGTCACCCCGGATCAGGCGAAGATCGCCGAGGATGCTGGCGCCGTCGCCGTCATGGCGCTCGAGCGCGTCCCGGCCGACATCCGCGCCCAGGGCGGCGTGTCGCGCATGAGCGACCCCGACATGATCGACGGAATCATCTCGGCGGTCTCGATCCCGGTCATGGCGAAGGCCCGCATCGGGCACTTCGTCGAGGCGCAGGTGCTGCAGGAGCTGGGCGTCGACTACATCGACGAGTCCGAGGTGCTCTCGCCCGCCGACTACGTCAACCACATCGACAAGTGGGGCTTCACCGTCCCCTTCGTCTGCGGAGCCACCAACCTCGGCGAGGCGCTGCGCCGCATCAACGAGGGCGCCGCCATGATTCGCTCGAAGGGCGAGGCGGGGACCGGCGACGTCTCCGAGGCGATGAAGCACATCCGCAAGATCAAGGGCGAGATCAGCGCGCTGACGGCCCTCTCGAAGGACGAGCTCTACGTCGCCGCCAAGGAGCTCCAGGCGCCGTACGAGCTGGTGGCGGAGATCGCCGAGACCGGCACGCTCCCCGTCGTGCTCTTCGTCGCCGGGGGCGTCGCGACGCCGGCCGACGCCGCCATGATGATGCAGCTGGGCGCCGACGGCGTGTTCGTCGGCTCGGGGATCTTCAAGTCGGGGAACCCCGCCGAGCGTGCCGCCGCGATCGTGAAGGCGACGACGTTCTTCGACGATGCCAAGGTCATCGCCGACGTCTCGCGCGGACTCGGCGAGGCGATGGTCGGCATCAACGTCTCCGACCTCCCCGCACCGCACCGCCTCGCCGAGCGTGGCTGGTGA
- the pdxT gene encoding pyridoxal 5'-phosphate synthase glutaminase subunit PdxT yields the protein MSPSGRTPHIGILALQGDVREHAAVLRGLGAEVSLVRRPSELAAVDGLVIPGGESSVIDKLSRAFGMQHPIRDAIASGMPVYGTCAGMIMLADRITGAIEGQETFGGLDVVVARNAFGSQVDSFETDLTVDGFDGGPVRAAFIRAPLVTEVGERATAIAALPDGGVVAVEQGNILATAFHPEVSGETRFHERFLHSVRAAV from the coding sequence CTGAGCCCCTCGGGCCGCACGCCGCACATCGGCATCCTGGCCCTGCAGGGGGACGTGCGCGAGCACGCCGCCGTCCTGCGGGGACTCGGCGCCGAGGTGTCGCTCGTCCGCCGCCCGTCGGAGCTCGCCGCCGTCGACGGCCTCGTGATCCCCGGGGGCGAGTCGAGCGTGATCGACAAGCTCTCGCGCGCGTTCGGGATGCAGCATCCCATCCGCGACGCGATCGCCTCGGGCATGCCCGTGTACGGAACGTGCGCCGGCATGATCATGCTCGCCGATCGCATCACGGGCGCGATCGAGGGACAGGAGACGTTCGGCGGCCTGGACGTCGTCGTCGCCCGCAACGCGTTCGGCAGCCAGGTCGACTCCTTCGAGACCGACCTGACCGTCGACGGCTTCGACGGCGGGCCGGTGCGTGCCGCGTTCATCCGGGCTCCGCTGGTGACGGAGGTGGGGGAGCGCGCGACGGCGATCGCGGCGCTTCCCGACGGCGGCGTCGTGGCCGTGGAGCAGGGGAACATCCTCGCGACGGCCTTCCACCCGGAGGTGTCGGGGGAGACCCGCTTCCATGAGCGGTTCCTGCACAGCGTGCGCGCCGCAGTCTGA
- a CDS encoding DUF1697 domain-containing protein: MTEWVALLRGVNVGGITIRSAELAEVFRGLGFDSVRTVLASGNVTFRADVAPRARAGLKREIEAGLRERFGYDAWIVLVTQDELASAIDGFPFDETDAARQPWVIFCVDDETRDELTDAAASLDPSVDPVEAGPGVVYWNPAKGTTTDTPFAKLLAKAAYKPRTTNRNLRTLRKLAV, encoded by the coding sequence GTGACCGAGTGGGTCGCGCTCCTGCGCGGAGTCAACGTCGGCGGCATCACGATCCGCAGCGCGGAGCTCGCCGAGGTCTTCCGCGGGCTCGGATTCGACTCGGTGCGCACGGTGCTCGCGAGCGGCAACGTGACGTTCCGGGCCGACGTCGCGCCGCGCGCCCGCGCCGGGCTCAAGCGCGAGATCGAGGCGGGCCTGCGGGAGCGGTTCGGCTACGACGCCTGGATCGTCCTCGTCACGCAGGACGAGCTCGCCTCCGCGATCGACGGCTTCCCCTTCGACGAGACGGATGCCGCACGCCAGCCCTGGGTGATCTTCTGCGTCGACGACGAGACACGCGACGAGCTGACGGATGCCGCGGCATCCCTGGACCCCTCGGTCGACCCGGTCGAGGCCGGACCGGGCGTCGTCTACTGGAATCCCGCGAAAGGCACCACGACCGATACGCCGTTCGCGAAGCTCCTCGCCAAGGCCGCGTACAAGCCGCGGACGACCAACCGCAACCTCCGCACGCTCCGCAAGCTCGCCGTCTGA
- a CDS encoding YebC/PmpR family DNA-binding transcriptional regulator yields the protein MSGHSKWATTKHKKAVIDARRAKSFAKLIKNIEVAAKLGGADLAGNPTLYDAVQKAKKTSVPNDNIDRAIKRGAGISGESVEYLNIMYEGYGPNGVALMIECLTDNKNRAAAEVRTALTRNGGTLADPGSVAYNFTRKGVIVVGAENTTEDDVMMAVLEAGAEEVEPHAQGFAVITEASDLVTVRTALQDAGIDYESADVEFVPNLKVEVDADTARKVFRLIDALEDSDDVQNVYSNFDLTPEVQAELEEDE from the coding sequence ATGTCCGGCCACTCCAAGTGGGCGACGACAAAGCACAAGAAGGCCGTCATCGACGCGCGCCGTGCCAAGTCGTTCGCCAAGCTCATCAAGAACATCGAGGTCGCCGCCAAGCTCGGCGGCGCGGACCTCGCAGGCAACCCGACGCTGTACGACGCCGTGCAGAAGGCGAAGAAGACGTCGGTCCCCAACGACAACATCGATCGCGCCATCAAGCGCGGGGCCGGCATCTCGGGCGAGTCCGTCGAGTACCTCAACATCATGTACGAGGGCTACGGCCCCAACGGCGTCGCGCTCATGATCGAGTGCCTCACCGACAACAAGAACCGCGCCGCGGCGGAGGTGCGCACGGCTCTGACCCGCAACGGCGGCACGCTCGCCGATCCCGGCAGCGTCGCGTACAACTTCACCCGCAAGGGCGTCATCGTCGTGGGTGCGGAGAACACCACCGAGGACGACGTCATGATGGCTGTGCTCGAGGCCGGTGCGGAAGAGGTCGAGCCGCACGCGCAGGGGTTCGCCGTGATCACCGAGGCGAGCGACCTCGTCACCGTCCGCACGGCACTGCAGGACGCCGGGATCGACTACGAGTCGGCCGACGTCGAGTTCGTGCCGAACCTGAAGGTCGAGGTCGACGCCGATACCGCGCGCAAGGTCTTCCGCCTCATCGACGCGCTCGAGGACAGCGACGACGTGCAGAACGTCTACAGCAACTTCGACCTCACCCCCGAGGTGCAGGCGGAGCTCGAAGAGGACGAGTAG
- the ruvC gene encoding crossover junction endodeoxyribonuclease RuvC, giving the protein MTRAPASVRVLGVDPGLTRCGVGVVDVARDRTATLVHVGVVRSDPELPIERRLALIAAGLRAVLDAHRPDVVAVERVFAQQNRGTVMGTAQASGIALLLAGERGLAAATHTPSEVKAAITGYGNADKRQVQTMVARILRLDDIPRPADAADALALALCHAWRADTPVAPSTRALTPAQRAWAHAERLAGR; this is encoded by the coding sequence GTGACTCGCGCTCCGGCATCCGTTCGCGTCCTCGGCGTGGACCCGGGCCTGACCCGCTGCGGCGTCGGGGTCGTCGACGTCGCTCGCGACCGCACGGCCACGCTCGTGCACGTGGGCGTGGTGCGCTCGGACCCGGAGCTTCCGATCGAGCGGCGGCTCGCTCTCATCGCGGCCGGGCTGCGCGCGGTGCTCGACGCGCACCGCCCCGACGTCGTCGCGGTCGAGCGGGTCTTCGCCCAGCAGAACCGCGGCACCGTGATGGGCACGGCGCAGGCGAGCGGCATCGCTCTGCTCCTGGCGGGAGAGCGTGGCCTGGCTGCCGCGACGCACACGCCGAGCGAGGTCAAAGCGGCGATCACGGGCTACGGCAACGCCGACAAGCGCCAGGTGCAGACGATGGTCGCGCGCATCCTCCGCCTCGACGACATCCCCCGGCCCGCCGACGCGGCCGACGCCCTGGCCCTCGCCCTCTGCCACGCGTGGCGAGCGGACACCCCGGTCGCTCCCTCGACCCGCGCGCTGACGCCCGCCCAGCGCGCGTGGGCTCACGCGGAGCGCCTCGCCGGCCGCTGA
- the ruvA gene encoding Holliday junction branch migration protein RuvA, which yields MISSLRGRVLHADVDSVVVEMGGFGLSVAVTPQVARACHVGDELQLHTSLIVREDALLLFGFRTREELAVFSLLLGVTGVGPKSALGVLSALTVGQIADAVAADDDAPFRRVSGIGPKTAKLIVVQLAGKLAAPRAASSAGVDASPAVSAQVTQALVGLGWSERTAAEAVASVADDASAADRASVQALLRLTLAMLGPARKEPAGG from the coding sequence ATGATCTCCTCCCTGCGCGGGCGCGTCCTGCACGCGGACGTCGATTCGGTCGTGGTCGAGATGGGGGGCTTCGGACTCTCGGTCGCCGTCACGCCGCAGGTGGCGCGGGCATGCCACGTCGGCGACGAGCTGCAGCTGCACACGAGCCTCATCGTGCGCGAGGACGCGCTCCTGCTCTTCGGCTTCCGGACGCGCGAGGAGCTCGCCGTCTTCAGCCTGCTTCTCGGCGTCACCGGCGTGGGACCCAAGTCCGCCCTCGGCGTCCTCTCGGCGCTTACCGTCGGGCAGATCGCCGACGCGGTGGCCGCCGACGACGATGCGCCGTTCCGGCGGGTCTCGGGCATCGGGCCCAAGACGGCGAAGCTCATCGTGGTCCAGCTGGCGGGAAAGCTCGCGGCTCCGCGAGCCGCCTCCTCCGCGGGGGTGGATGCCTCGCCCGCCGTCTCCGCGCAGGTGACGCAGGCACTCGTGGGCCTCGGGTGGTCGGAGCGCACGGCGGCCGAAGCCGTCGCCTCGGTCGCCGACGACGCGTCCGCCGCCGACCGCGCATCCGTGCAGGCACTGCTGCGATTGACGCTCGCGATGCTCGGCCCCGCGCGGAAGGAGCCGGCGGGTGGATGA
- the ruvB gene encoding Holliday junction branch migration DNA helicase RuvB, with the protein MDDLTDPSEPVDEGELAIEGALRPTSLAEFVGQQKVRGQLQLLLDAARIQQRPPDHILLSGPPGLGKTTLAMIVAHESGRPLRLSSGPAIQHAGDLAALLSSLTPGEVLFIDEVHRMARSAEEMLYLAMEDFRIDIMVGKGAGATSIPLDLSPFTLVGATTRSGLLPNPLRDRFGFTAHLEYYEVEELERVIERSAAMLGVTLPPEGRSEIARRSRGTPRIANRLLRRVRDYLVVHRGGAGEHADVATVSAALDLYDVDAIGLDRLDRAVLDAVVRRFRGGPVGLSTLAVTVGEEAETIESVVEPYLVRIGFLGRTPRGRIATPPAYAHLGVPHADSALRFDDL; encoded by the coding sequence GTGGATGACCTGACCGATCCCAGCGAGCCCGTCGACGAGGGCGAGCTCGCGATCGAGGGCGCCCTGCGGCCGACGTCGCTCGCGGAGTTCGTCGGACAGCAGAAAGTGCGCGGCCAGCTCCAGCTGCTGCTGGACGCCGCCCGCATCCAGCAGCGACCGCCCGACCACATCCTGCTCTCCGGTCCGCCCGGACTGGGCAAGACGACACTGGCCATGATCGTGGCGCACGAGAGCGGCCGTCCGCTGCGGCTGTCGAGCGGTCCGGCGATCCAGCATGCGGGCGACCTCGCGGCGCTGCTTTCGAGCCTCACTCCCGGCGAGGTCCTCTTCATCGACGAGGTGCACCGCATGGCGCGGTCGGCCGAGGAGATGCTGTACCTCGCGATGGAGGACTTCCGCATCGACATCATGGTAGGCAAGGGCGCCGGGGCCACCAGCATCCCTCTGGATCTGTCTCCTTTCACCCTCGTCGGCGCGACGACCCGCTCGGGGCTGCTGCCTAATCCCCTCCGCGACCGCTTCGGCTTCACGGCGCATCTGGAGTACTACGAGGTCGAGGAGCTCGAGCGGGTCATCGAGCGGTCGGCGGCCATGCTCGGGGTCACCCTGCCGCCGGAAGGACGCTCCGAGATCGCCCGGCGCTCGCGCGGAACCCCCCGCATCGCCAACCGGCTCCTGCGCCGCGTCCGCGACTACCTCGTCGTGCACCGCGGGGGAGCCGGAGAGCACGCGGATGTCGCGACCGTCAGCGCCGCCCTCGACCTCTACGACGTCGACGCCATCGGGCTCGACCGCCTGGACCGGGCGGTGCTGGATGCCGTCGTGCGGCGCTTCCGCGGCGGGCCCGTCGGGCTCAGCACGCTCGCGGTCACCGTCGGCGAAGAGGCCGAGACGATCGAATCGGTCGTCGAGCCGTACCTCGTGCGCATCGGCTTCCTCGGACGCACGCCCCGCGGACGCATCGCGACGCCGCCCGCCTACGCCCACCTGGGCGTGCCGCACGCCGACTCGGCGCTGAGATTCGATGACCTATAA
- a CDS encoding preprotein translocase subunit YajC has product MDFATFFANYGLIILLVVLLVFMFWSSRRRMQKQKAEQEAKARQTVPGAEVLLQGGLYGTIVAYDADNLDQPAVVEIAPGVEIKVHSQAILRVVDPGAGAVTEDEFIEAEASEAEYVAGVANGAISSISDDQAAAEKKSAVDPGVDDTDTKPKA; this is encoded by the coding sequence ATGGACTTCGCGACGTTCTTCGCCAACTACGGCCTGATCATTCTGCTGGTCGTCCTCCTGGTCTTCATGTTCTGGAGCTCGCGCCGCCGCATGCAGAAGCAGAAGGCCGAGCAGGAGGCGAAGGCCCGTCAGACGGTGCCCGGCGCCGAGGTGCTGCTGCAGGGCGGCCTCTACGGCACGATCGTCGCGTACGACGCCGACAACCTCGACCAGCCGGCGGTCGTCGAGATCGCCCCGGGCGTCGAGATCAAGGTGCACAGCCAGGCGATCCTCCGCGTGGTCGACCCCGGCGCGGGCGCCGTGACCGAGGACGAGTTCATCGAGGCCGAGGCGAGCGAAGCCGAGTACGTCGCGGGAGTCGCCAACGGAGCCATCAGCTCGATCAGCGACGACCAGGCCGCGGCCGAGAAGAAGTCGGCCGTCGACCCCGGCGTCGACGACACGGACACCAAGCCCAAGGCCTGA
- the secD gene encoding protein translocase subunit SecD — translation MATSTPVRHAWRALIGLVAITAVLFGINALGVYVFKASSWTPELALDLQGGTQIILEAQTADGADPSQEQMNQAVTIIRQRVDASGVGEADVTTEGGKNIVVQIPGEADDETRQRIEASAQLQLRPVLFAGAPANTFVGEDGAETPYPTPDPSLQATPTASPTNASDPAWITPALQAEFQAYDCASDANDPASEPTDEPLITCDTEGSVKYILGPVELDGSSISDATFGLQQNNGVWAVNLSFDGEGTETFGQISQRLYGAQSPLDQFAFVLDGYVLSAPAMQGVILDGKPSITGNFTQESAKVLADQLKYGALPLSFAVVSSDTISATLGSQQLAIGLIAGLIGLALVALYSLIVYRALGFVIIASLVVMGVLTYITICILAWRMGFRLSLAGVAGLIVSIGFTADSFIIYFERIRDELRDGKSITGAVEDGWGRAKRTIYISKSINILAAVVLYILADATVKGFAFTLGLTTVIDVLIFILFTHPVMQLLARTKFFGSGHPLSGMDPAALGAVYRGRAQFRAPVTTGPATQAARRNARSRGEAERRQTIAERKQAELAASDGAKTTTAVKEKPGTPGKEGND, via the coding sequence GTGGCCACATCCACTCCCGTCCGTCATGCTTGGCGCGCACTGATCGGCCTCGTCGCCATCACCGCCGTGCTGTTCGGAATCAACGCCCTCGGCGTCTACGTGTTCAAGGCGAGCTCGTGGACGCCGGAGCTCGCCCTCGACCTGCAGGGCGGCACGCAGATCATCCTCGAGGCCCAGACGGCCGACGGCGCGGACCCCTCGCAGGAGCAGATGAATCAGGCGGTGACGATCATCCGCCAGCGTGTCGACGCATCCGGCGTCGGCGAAGCGGATGTCACGACCGAGGGCGGCAAGAACATCGTCGTCCAGATCCCCGGCGAGGCCGACGACGAGACGCGTCAGCGCATCGAGGCGTCGGCGCAGCTCCAGCTGCGGCCCGTCCTCTTCGCCGGCGCCCCGGCCAACACGTTCGTGGGGGAGGACGGCGCGGAGACCCCGTATCCGACGCCGGATCCGTCGCTCCAGGCGACGCCGACCGCCTCGCCGACCAACGCGAGCGATCCGGCGTGGATCACGCCGGCGCTCCAGGCGGAGTTCCAGGCGTACGACTGCGCGAGCGACGCCAACGACCCCGCGAGCGAGCCGACCGACGAGCCGCTCATCACGTGCGACACCGAGGGGAGCGTCAAGTACATCCTCGGCCCGGTGGAGCTGGACGGGTCGTCGATCTCGGATGCGACCTTCGGCCTGCAGCAGAACAACGGCGTCTGGGCCGTCAACCTCTCCTTCGACGGCGAGGGCACCGAGACCTTCGGCCAGATCAGCCAGCGGCTCTACGGCGCGCAGTCGCCGCTCGACCAGTTCGCCTTCGTCCTCGACGGCTACGTCCTCTCGGCACCCGCGATGCAGGGTGTCATCCTCGACGGCAAGCCGAGCATCACCGGCAACTTCACGCAGGAGTCGGCGAAGGTGCTGGCCGACCAGCTGAAGTACGGTGCGCTGCCGCTGAGCTTCGCCGTGGTCAGCTCCGACACGATCTCGGCCACGCTGGGATCGCAGCAGCTGGCGATCGGTCTCATCGCGGGCCTCATCGGCCTCGCGCTCGTCGCGCTCTACTCGCTCATCGTCTACCGCGCGCTGGGATTCGTCATCATCGCGTCGCTCGTCGTCATGGGCGTGCTCACGTACATCACGATCTGCATCCTGGCCTGGCGCATGGGCTTCCGCCTGTCCCTCGCGGGCGTCGCGGGGCTCATCGTGTCGATCGGCTTCACCGCCGACTCGTTCATCATCTATTTCGAGCGCATCCGAGACGAGCTCCGCGACGGCAAGTCGATCACCGGCGCCGTCGAGGACGGCTGGGGCCGTGCCAAGCGCACGATCTACATCTCGAAGTCGATCAACATCCTGGCCGCCGTGGTGCTCTACATCCTGGCCGACGCCACCGTGAAGGGCTTCGCCTTCACCCTCGGCCTCACGACGGTGATCGACGTCCTGATCTTCATCCTGTTCACGCACCCCGTGATGCAGCTGCTCGCCCGCACGAAGTTCTTCGGATCGGGGCATCCGCTCTCGGGCATGGACCCCGCGGCGCTCGGGGCGGTCTATCGCGGACGAGCGCAGTTCCGCGCGCCCGTCACGACGGGTCCGGCCACGCAGGCCGCACGCCGCAACGCCCGCTCGCGCGGTGAAGCGGAGCGCCGCCAGACGATCGCGGAGCGCAAGCAGGCCGAGCTCGCCGCCTCGGACGGCGCGAAGACGACCACGGCCGTCAAGGAGAAACCGGGCACGCCCGGCAAGGAGGGGAACGACTGA
- the secF gene encoding protein translocase subunit SecF, whose protein sequence is MRSMSQLGNDLYTGKTSFPFVGRRRLWFIIAAALVLGSVLVPLFRPIQFSIEFTGGSQFTVSGVSSTDQTTAEDAVHSVVPDAATKVTTVGSDTIRVQTDQMTSAETREVTTALAEAYNVPESEVTASFIGPSWGADVTRQSLWGLAIFLALTFIILGLYFRTWKMSAAAIIGLVDVLIITIGIYALFGFEISPAAVIGFLTILSYALYDTTVVFDKIRENTSEDGEVSGRTFGESVNLAVNQTLVRSINTTVVAILPTGAILFIGALWLGAQTLTDISLSIFVGTIVAAYSTIFVAAPLYSLLRENEPLVKARDERVLTARERAVVPA, encoded by the coding sequence ATGCGCTCCATGAGTCAGCTCGGCAACGACCTCTACACCGGCAAGACGTCGTTCCCGTTCGTCGGCCGTCGCCGGCTGTGGTTCATCATCGCCGCCGCGCTGGTGCTCGGCTCGGTGCTGGTGCCGCTGTTCCGTCCGATCCAGTTCTCGATCGAGTTCACGGGCGGCTCGCAGTTCACCGTCTCGGGTGTCAGCAGCACCGACCAGACGACGGCGGAGGATGCTGTCCACTCCGTGGTCCCCGACGCCGCGACGAAGGTCACGACGGTCGGATCCGACACGATCCGCGTGCAGACCGACCAGATGACCTCCGCCGAGACGCGCGAGGTGACGACGGCTCTCGCCGAGGCGTACAACGTGCCCGAGAGCGAGGTGACCGCATCGTTCATCGGACCCAGCTGGGGTGCGGACGTCACCCGTCAGTCGCTGTGGGGACTCGCGATCTTCCTCGCGCTGACCTTCATCATCCTCGGCCTGTACTTCCGCACGTGGAAGATGTCCGCCGCCGCCATCATCGGCCTGGTCGACGTGCTCATCATCACGATCGGCATCTACGCGCTGTTCGGCTTCGAGATCTCCCCGGCCGCCGTCATCGGCTTCCTGACGATCCTGTCGTACGCCCTGTACGACACGACCGTCGTCTTCGACAAGATCAGGGAGAACACCAGCGAGGACGGGGAAGTATCGGGGCGGACGTTCGGCGAGTCGGTCAACCTCGCGGTCAACCAGACGCTCGTCCGCTCGATCAACACGACGGTCGTCGCCATCCTGCCGACCGGCGCCATCCTGTTCATCGGCGCCCTGTGGCTCGGCGCGCAGACGCTCACCGACATCTCGCTGTCGATCTTCGTGGGAACGATCGTGGCCGCGTACTCGACGATCTTCGTCGCCGCGCCGCTGTACTCGCTCCTGCGCGAGAACGAGCCCCTGGTCAAGGCCCGCGACGAGCGGGTGCTGACGGCGCGCGAGCGGGCGGTCGTCCCGGCCTGA